In Flavimarina sp. Hel_I_48, the following are encoded in one genomic region:
- the sucC gene encoding ADP-forming succinate--CoA ligase subunit beta yields MNIHEYQGKEILSSFGVRIQRGHVATTPEEAVAAAKKLTEETGTGWHVIKAQVHAGGRGKGGGVKLAKDLKEVEQIAGDIIGMNLVTPQTSKEGKKVHQVLIAEDVYYPGDNEPEEYYMSVLLNRATGKNMIMYSTEGGVEIEKVAEETPDLIYHEEVDPAVGLMPFQARRVAFNLGLSGTAFKEMTKFVTALYKAYENSDSSLFEINPVLKTSDDKILAVDAKVSIDDNALFRHKDYEAMRDKREENPVEVEAKAAGLNYVDLDGNVGCMVNGAGLAMATMDLIKQAGGEPANFLDVGGTADAERVETAFKLILKDPSVKAILVNIFGGIVRCDRVAQGIVDAYKNMGNIEVPIIVRLQGTNADIAKELIDTSGLDVQSAIEFQEAADKVHAVLA; encoded by the coding sequence ATGAATATACACGAATATCAAGGAAAAGAGATATTAAGCAGTTTTGGAGTGCGCATTCAGCGCGGCCATGTTGCCACAACCCCGGAGGAAGCCGTAGCAGCGGCAAAAAAACTTACCGAAGAAACCGGTACGGGTTGGCACGTGATCAAAGCGCAGGTACATGCTGGTGGCCGCGGTAAAGGCGGCGGCGTAAAACTTGCCAAAGATTTAAAAGAGGTTGAACAAATTGCCGGTGACATCATCGGGATGAACCTTGTAACGCCCCAGACTTCAAAAGAAGGTAAAAAAGTACATCAGGTACTTATCGCAGAGGATGTTTATTATCCTGGTGATAATGAGCCGGAAGAATATTATATGTCTGTTTTGCTCAACCGTGCGACCGGGAAAAACATGATCATGTATTCCACTGAAGGTGGTGTGGAGATTGAAAAGGTTGCTGAAGAAACACCTGACCTTATATATCACGAAGAAGTTGATCCTGCCGTAGGCCTTATGCCTTTTCAGGCGCGCCGCGTTGCATTTAACCTTGGTTTGAGCGGTACTGCTTTCAAGGAAATGACAAAATTCGTAACGGCTTTGTACAAAGCTTATGAAAATTCTGATTCTTCCCTTTTTGAGATCAACCCGGTCCTTAAAACAAGTGATGATAAAATACTTGCAGTAGATGCAAAGGTTTCCATAGATGATAATGCGCTTTTCCGTCACAAAGATTACGAGGCGATGCGCGATAAGCGTGAGGAAAACCCAGTAGAGGTAGAAGCTAAAGCTGCCGGACTCAATTATGTAGACCTTGATGGAAATGTAGGTTGTATGGTAAATGGCGCCGGACTAGCGATGGCCACTATGGACCTTATCAAACAAGCTGGTGGAGAACCTGCCAACTTTCTAGATGTGGGTGGTACCGCAGATGCTGAACGTGTGGAAACCGCTTTTAAATTGATTTTAAAAGATCCCAGCGTTAAGGCGATCCTTGTAAATATCTTTGGTGGTATCGTGCGTTGCGACCGCGTAGCTCAGGGTATTGTTGATGCTTATAAAAATATGGGCAATATTGAAGTGCCTATTATCGTACGCCTTCAGGGAACAAATGCAGACATCGCAAAAGAATTGATAGACACCAGTGGTCTTGACGTCCAGAGCGCGATAGAGTTTCAGGAAGCTGCAGATAAAGTACATGCAGTCCTTGCTTAA